GTGGACTCAGTTGGTGCTATACTGACTCAGGTGCACGGCTGTGGCAGTGATTGGCACCAGCTGTCCTTCAGCCCTCAtcaaccccacaacagaagggtcctgtGAGAGACCAAGGCAAGGTAGACAAGAGCATCATGTCCTCCGTCTCCAAGGCAGCtgtgccaaaagcccaccgatacccttttgggtccttgaaatatctaTCCTCTCCTGAAGCAGCCTCTTCCAAGGATGCACAGAGTCCTAACTCCAGGGAGGGGCCCCGTTTctcccagcaccagagcagcatGGGGATAGGGATCGCGTGATTACTGATGCTCTTAGGACCTCTTCCTCTTCGTCCTCCTACTCACATGCTGGGCCAGCTTTTCTGAAGCCTGCctcatcttctttctcctcctttcttgtCTGGGTAggagtttctttcctttttttttttttaaaaaaaaaaaaaaactcactttcATATccactcttttttcttccatatagGAGTAACTGATACAGACAAATATTGGTGTTCTGGCCCAGACACAGGGCCCATAAAAGGAGCTGGAGTCGCTGCAGGGCATTTTGCAGATGCTGTagtggctgcagggtctgtcagaggggttggagtggctgcagggcttgTCACAGAGGTTGGAGTGGCACTGATTGTGGCTCTGTAAGCATAGGCCAAGAGCCAGCACACTGCAGTGGTATGTGTCTCTTCGGAAATGCCAGGGTGATAACACcactttttcaagcatttcacagttttttaGGATTCTGCACTTGTTCTGGGGTGAAgttccaaagcactggaggtgcccCCTGCTCTAGGTGCCTGCCCAgatcctcccacactccctgccactcctAACTATCTTGCCCctgacagatctctggatggcatGCTTAAGTAGTTGTCTAAACTTACACAAAACCTGAATCACATTCAGGAGACCTAAAAATAGGAACATGCTGGTTTGACCGTGCCAAGGATATTCAAAGCTTTGAAGAGCTATTGTAAttagcctggaggagaagggggaggtgaaggagaaagggagagtgaagcAGTGGCGAAAGGCCTCCCGCACTGTCCATaccagttccaccccccccacctcctgccccaccCCGCATAGATTTAGTCCctgaggagaaaaggcaaaaagtgtAAAAGAGTGTAATTATTAAGAGTTTCTAAGAGATGAAGAGATGGTTCCGGAGGTACAGAGGTGGCAATAGTTTTATCCTATCAGAAGTCAGTGTTATCCAATACAGCAAAAGATTAACCTTAAACCTGCCCCCAGAATTGATGAACAGCATGACGTGGAAGACAGACAGTTAGCAATGTGCTATACAACACAATTCCGAAAACAAGCACAACAGACCCCAGATCAAAAAGATCGACATTGTGATCAGCAACCGTTAAACTGATCTAATGCTTAGAAcaacttacttttaaaatgctctggtcagatctgtcatCTCAACCTTTGTGCTCCACGCTAGGCACCAAGAAGACTTGCTGTGGTTTGaccaggcaggcagctcagcactacAAAGCTATTCATccagtgggatggaggagagaactgggaaaaaaaaaaaaaaaaaaaaaaaaaaaaaaagcaaagcagtttaTAGGTTGATATAAAAGCAGATTCATAAGACACAAAGGAAATAgtaagaataataataacaacaacaacaacataatattaataaaatatatttttattattattattatagacACAAATAGACTAAGGAGATGATCTTTTTCTGAGAatatcaaaagacagaaaagacaggtGGTGGTGATTAATCGGAAAGTGTTGGACCTGAGCATGACAgacatggtatggaataagcAGTGAATACTGTCCTAGTTTTGGCTGCGATAGAGTTAATTTctcttcctagtagctggtatggtgctgtgtttcatatttacagaattacagaacagtttgggtatgaaaggaccttaaagatcacagaattccaactcccctgccctgggcagggacaccttccactagaccaggttgctcaaagccccatccaacctggccttgaacacctccagggatggggcatccacaacttctctgggcagcctgttcctcaccaccctctgaggaaAGGACTTCTTTCTAATGTCTAATCTGAATCTACCCTCTCTCAGTTTAAACCATTACCCCTAGTCCTATCGCTACTCTCTTTGatgaagagtccctccccagcttttctgtaggcccctttaggtactggaaggccgctgtaaggtctccccagagccttctcttctccaggctgaacaaccccaactccctcagcctgtcttcagaggagaggtgctccagccccttgatcatcctcgtggccctcctttggactcgttctaatagatccatgtccttcttgtgctgggggccccagagctgaacgcagtactcaaggtgtggcctcaccagggccgagtacagagggacaatcacttccctacTCCTGCTGACCACAGTATTCCtggtacaagccaggatgctgttggccttcttggccacctgagcacactgctggctcatgttcagccgcCTATCCACCAATatccccagatccttttccccTGGGCAGCTGTCCAGACACCCTTCCCCCAGCATTATGTTGGgctgttgtgccccaagtgcaggacccagcacttggccttgttgaacttcatacagttgacctcagcccatgggtgcagcctatccagatccctctgcagagccctcctacccttGAGTTGATCTACACTTGCatctaacttggtgtcgtctgtgaacttactgagggtgcactcgatcccttcatccagatcactgatgaaattactgaaaaagaagaTACAGCCAATTTTTAATCCAATAAAGCACACATCCATCCTAGCCTtgagcagccagtttccccaggagaatGCTTGGGGAAACAGTTTCAAAAGCCTTACTAAGgtctaggtagaccacatccacggcctttcttttctccactgAGCACATCACCTTGTCTTAGAAGGAGATCAGATTTGCCAAGCAGGACCTGGCTTTGATAAACTCATGTTGACTGGACCTGGTCACCTGGTGGTCCTGTAAGTGTTACGTGATGgtactcaagataatctgctccatgagcttccccagcaccgaggtcagactgacaggcctgtagttaccCAGATGCTCCTTCTGCCCCTTCTTGCAGATGGCCGTCACATTTGCTAGtcgccagtcaactgggaccttGCCTGATAggcaggactgctgataaacGATGGAAAGTGGCCTggtgagcacttctgccagctccctcagtaccAACAcgtggatcccatctggccccatagacttgcatacatctaagtgGAGTAGCAGGTCTCAAAAGTTTTCCTCATGGATTATGAGGGCTTCATGCCACTCGCTGTCCCTATCTACCAGTTCAGGAGTCTGAGTACCAGGGGAACAACTGTTCTTGCTGCTGGAGACTGAGGCAAAGGAAGCAATAAAAACCTCAACATTTTCCTCATCACCTTTACCTATGTTTCCCCCCACAACCAATAGAGGATGAAGATTCTCATTACTcctcctttattattattattatttttaattttatgaattaaaataaaacattatttttttaattatccttAATAGATAGGTTGGGCTCCAGTTGGTCTTTCgaccttctaattttgtccctgcacagccgCACAACATTTAGAATGCGGTTCCAAACAAAATGGCAACATGCAAGAGAAGGACGCAGAGAAAAGGTAGAATCCAGTTGAATTCCATCCCCTAtcattctgtgatactgtgcCGCAGTTTTATTCCACTAAATCCTGTAATGTCCAAATTTCCCTGCAATTGTTGATGCAGTTATCTTGTAATAGACAGCATAACCAGAGTGAGCCATCTGCCTGCAGATATTAACAGCTGACAGAATGCAGCGTCAGCATGGGGGAACCTTGAGAAACTGCTGGCTTTTGCCTACAAAAACCTCTTGACACTTACGAGGAGAAGAGCCCAGTCCTGCACTGGAGGAAGAGGAACCCCACACATCAGGGCAGACTGGGACCCTGCTGAGggagcagtgcccaggaggagGACGGCCTGGGCACCACGAGGGATGCCATACGAGCAGTGGTGCTGCTCACCAGGAACCAGGTCAGCTTCCTACAGAGCAGCCTTACGAGGAGCATGGCCACCAAGACAATCTGAGTTATCAGACTCAGCTCAGATCACGTAAGACTCCACATGGACAAGGGCTTGCAGCCAGCAGGCAAAGATGTGCAGGTCTGGGAGTCCCTAGGACTGTGTGGTGTGGAGAGGAGCACGGGCTGTGGCAAGGCTTAAAGTCCCAACAGGACCCAGGTCTTTGTGTCCATGGCTCTGGCTGTTGTCTCTGCCACTGAGGCCTAGGAGGAGACAGCTTATCGGTAAAGCACCGGGGCCTCGTTGCCTCCTCGCCACCACCCATGAGCCAGGCAGGGCTCGGACCATTCTCCTGCACTTGCCCATGCACatccccatctcctcctgccccaggaagagccctgagcAAGGTGGGACAGAAACAGATCTCCCTTCCTGGGTTCCAGGGGACAAGGCCTGACCCCTGTGCTTGGCGAAACACATCCAGTTTTCCTACACATCAGGGTCACCTTCACACTGCCTTTGTCTCCttgtcctcactgcctccaaTGCTCTGCTCCAACGTGCTCCAAGCCAttccctcacacacacaccctgctACACCCCCAGCGGATGCAGGAGAGAatgaggagggggaaaaaaataaaataaactaaaaacaacaacaacaacaaaatgtaatgacagtttaataggacagaaagggaagacaaaTAATATGAACAATGATGACGACAATCATGATGGTGATTGCCTGTCCCGCAGCAGTGGTACCCCCTAccctggccagccaccccatattgattgttcagcatgacgtctGCGGTATggaacatccctttggccacttggggtcagctgtcctgcttctgtccccACCAGCTTCTcaggcacccccagccctccaCTGCTGGGCAACAGCTAAGCCATCAGTGTGTGATAATCGTTTTCCTCATGCtaaatgcaaaacacagcaccataccagctactaggaggaaaattaacttgaTTCTAGCCAACTCCAGGACACCCACAGACTAAGGGCATGATATCTCTGTGTGTatatcaaaagagaaaaggtggtggtgattaattagaaagtactGGAGCTGAGCACGATGCAGATGGTGTGGAATATGGGGTGGATATTGTCCTCGTTTTGGCTTGGATAgacttaattttcttcctatcaCCTGGTATGGTGCAGTGTTTGTATATAGGACGCAGCTCCAGACAAAATAACAGCATGCATgacaaggaagaacaaaaaatgtggAATCTGGCAGCCTTCTATCCTGTACCCTTAACTGAGTTTGTGCTGCAATTCCATTCAACTAGTTACTGCTGTATTGTCCAAACTGTCCTACAAATTCCTGCTGCTGTTACCTTGTGAGAGACGGCGTAATCAGGGTGAGTCATCTGCCTGCAGACATTAACAGCTGACAGAATGCAGCATCAGTCCAGGGGAACCTTGAGAAACTGCAGGATTTTGCCTACAGAAACCTCTtggcatttcacagaatcacagaatcgtctaggttggaagagacctccaagatcatctagtccaacctctgtcctaacactaacaagacctccactaaaccatatcactaagggctacgtctaaacgtcttttaaagacctccagggatggcgactcaaccacttccctgggcagcccattccaatgcctaacaaccctttcagtaaagaagttcttcctaatatccaacctaatcctcccctggcgcaactttagccccATTTACAAGGAGAAGAGCCCAGTCCTGCACTGGAGGAAGAGGAACCCCACCCATCAGGGCAGACTGGAACCCTGCTGAgtgagcagtgcccaggaggaggagggcctGGGGCACCACGAGTGGTCTCATACGAGCAACTCAGCTAAGGACCCGTATGACAGCACACGGACAAGGGTCTACAGCCAGCAGCGAAAGAGTTGCAGGTCTGGGAGACGCTAGGGTGCTCTGGTCATCAGAGGAGCAAGGACACAGGCAAGGCTGAAAGTCCCAACAAACCGAGATCTTTGTGTCCATGGCTCTGGCTGTTGTCTCTGCCACTGAGGCCTAGGAGGAGACAGATTATCGGTAAAGCACCGGGGCCTCATTGCCTCCTCGCCCCCACCCATGAACCAGGCAGGGCTCGGACCATTCTCCTACACTTGCCCATGCACatccccctctcctcctgccccaggaagagccctgagcAGTCTGTGAAGGGAAAGGATCTCCCTTCCCAGGGGCTGGGGTCAAGGCCTGACCCTTGTGCTTGGTCAAACACATCCAGTTTTCTACACATCAGGGTCACCTTCACACTGCCTTTGTCTCCttgtcctcactgcctccaaTGCTCTGCTCTAACGAACTCCAAGGGAGgctgtgtcagtgctggcccTCAGGGGGACACTGCAGGAAACTTGCCTCTGActtggacttctggagagaTGTCTTCAATTGTCTCTCAGTGCCTGAGGTTTGTGGGctcctccccaaagccccccgaGGGGGGATTGCAATGCCTTGGTCTGGGcgtctggtgctgagctgggccgggctcctgggacagagagagctcctggcaagagggccgtggtgcagagagacagctctgcccaggagcagctcctctgcacagcgcagcagggctgggggctctggcCGCAGGCACCCAGGCAGAAAGGGATTCCAGGCAGCCTGGAGGGTGCGGGCAGACGAGAGCTCAGTGCACGAGAAACCTTCACAGCCCTGCACACGGtaagtctctggctgcagcacagtgcaggGGACGTTCCTGGATCCGGGACATCTCTGcctggccaggagctgccaggaTGTCTCTCGTGGCTTGTGAAGTGCAGAGGagaaggtgctgcagggcagccttggtcagaggaaggggagggcaggggctgcctgcaAAGACAAGGCACTTTCTGCAGtctctgcctgccttttcctGATCTAATTCCTGGGCAGGCTCTGTGTTAACAGAGTTGTAGGGATTGTACAGGTGATGGAGCTTCCTATTGCATTGAACAGAGACATAAAGAGGTTAGTGAGGAACCTGAGAAtatcccttcccttctccctgcttACAGACTGCTCCAGGGCTTTTCTGAGCTGGTCTTTAGGACCTGCAGACAGGGAGATGTCCCCAgagctgtccccatccccgggaggtgtctgcagggcagagctgggcacacAGCGGGTGGGATGGGGTCTGTGAGCATGGACGGGAGGAGACGTGGGGACAGAGaaagagctgctggcagggacagctgcaggcggcagggacatgggcaggcggtgagagggagctgctccctccctgccatcCCCTGCAGTGCAGGCGCCTTccttgcagcagcccctggtctcctcttcccctcacAGCTTCTGTCATGGCATGTATAATCTGAGGGGCTGAGAATATGGGGTGTCTGAACCCTAAATCTCAGTGGAAGTAGACACATTTGCTGCAGGCCCCCTCCACCTTCCTCCACGGAAGCaggcacagaatcacagaatcatagaatatcccgagttgggaggaacccacaaggatcatggagtccagctcctggctccacagaggTCTTACCCCCAAATTCCTACCATACGACAAGGAGCACATTCCAAAGGCTTCTTGCACTCCAGacctcttttccctctgctggctGTGCCGGGCAGATGGCACAGGGGTGTGAGGACAGGCTCTACCTCACCGACACCGCAGCTTCGGCACCGCGTTGGGTCCGCCCTGCCTGCCCATGCCTGCTTCTCTCCCTTGCCCAGcgtggcagctgctggtgcctgaTTCTGACAGGGAGTGCTGTGCACGGAGGTtgaggcaggaggagatgctccctgctctctctgGCCAGACGCCGGTGGTCTGTGAGCTGATTTTGTCTCCTGGGTGTTGAACAGGGAAGACGCATACAGAGTCACACAGCCAAACACCCCTCACTCAACAGAGGGATCCCCTTCCCTTGAACCCTCCTCCAAGCACATGGCTCTGTTGGCACCTCTGTGTACCACTGCTCTGGAGCAGAGGTGGCCCattgggagctgctgggcagaggcaTCTGCTGTGTACAGGACACtcagccagcacagagcagggctccAGACAGGGAAATAGACAGAGGTCCTCTTAGAAAAAGGGAATGTATTGCTTTACTTGGGAATTACTTGAATTTTGCTTACAGACTTTACTCATAacactctctctttttttttttttttttttttttgtcatttggcAGTGTCCATGGCCAAAGACAGGAAatgcccaacagcagctctgtgggtgagttcctcctgctggcattcgcagacacgcgggagctgcagctcgtGCACTTCgcgctcttcctgggcatctacctggctgccctcctgggcaacggcctcatcctcaccgccgtagcctgccaccaccgcctccacacccccatgtacttcttcctcctcaacctggccctcctcgacctgggctgcatctccaccactctccccaaagccatggccaatgccctctgggacaccagggccatctcctaTCAAGGATGTGCTGCTCAGgtctttctgtttgtatttttgatgtCAGCAGAATTTTATGTTCTCACCATCATGTCCTACGAccgctacgttgccatctgcaagccgCTGCACTATGGGAGCCTcatgggcagcagagcttgtgcccagatggcagcagctgcctggggcagtggctttctcaatgctgtcctgcacacggccactacattttccctgcccctctgccaaggcaatgctgtggaccagttcttctgtgaaatcccccacatcctcaagctctcctgctcagatgcctACCTCAGGGAGGTTGGGTTTATTGCATTTAGCTTTTGTTTAGGTgctggctgctttcttttcattgtgttgtcctatgtgcagatcttcagggccGTGCTGAAGATCCCCTCTTCTCAGGGcctgcacaaagccttttccatgtgcctccctcacctggctgtgGTCTCCCTGTTTGTCAGCACTATCGTGTTTGCCTGCCTGAAGCCCCCCTCCGTCTCCTCCCTATATGTGGACTTTGTGGTGGCAGTTCTGTACtcggtggtgcctccagcactgaACCCCCTtatctacagcatgaggaaccaggagcttAAGCATGCACTGAAGAAGCTGTTTCTGTTGTCTTCCAGAAGCAATTATCTGCTGCTCTGTTGCTGCAATGGGAAAAACTCACCAAAAATCACGGTGTGAGACACAGCCTTGCAGTGCCACGTACCAGGTCCACCAATGCTGGCCCcaaactgtgagaaacaaagtaaaaatgttaCGTACAGAAGGAGAGAAGATGGATCCTGAGGATACAGGACTGCAGGCACCTGTGGGCAGTATGGACACTGACCTGCGGTCTCAAGGCTCCCTGGGTGGGGAATAGGAGAAAGAGGCCAGTGCCTGTCCtgtgccacctccctgccatcCCTGCCCTCCCACAGGTGGAGTATTTCTCCCTTACTCGCGCACCAGCAGCGctttgcctcctcctcctccacagggAGATGAGCCACAGGCCTGGCTGTGTGTGAGGGAGCAGCAGacctgagcagaaaaaaagccagtttCATGGCACTGGGGCATCTGAATGGTCCAGCCCCTGTGGTTGGGTCTGTTCTCTGCAGCAGAGGGCTGTCACCAGGCCCCAGGTCTGAGGTTGCTCCTGTAGCTCTGAGGACCACTCCAAGGGCATCACAGTAACGATGCTCAGGTCCTAGGTGGGTCAGACCCCCCATGGATCGCAGCAGGAGGTTGGTAGGATTCCATAGTACACAAGGACACGGACACCTCGttgctctgttttcatgaaCGTCTTTATTACAAATTGCTACAAATCCCTACCTGTAAAACAACTACATGTTGCAAGAAACTACTAAGTTACCACTAGGAAAGCAAATATGGGCTTGTTATGCTTTCCCTAAATCTGCACCAATGAATACTATTTGAGGTGCTACTGGTACGACACTCATGAATCCACTTGGTGGAGGGCACAAGGCGGGGcaccttccccttctttctttggGGCCAGTCATGATAGCTCTTGAGTAATGTGAACGTCATTGGGTAACCCTAACGACATGCCTCCAGACTGTGTTTCTGGCTTTTTCCAAGGGTAAACAACTAAGCAAAAGGGTACCAGAGGGCTGTTGGCGTAACTGCCTTGAATAGAGAGAACGTCAAAtagttgtctaccttgcctgGTCTCGCacaggacccttctgttgtggggttgctgagagCCGAAGCAGAGCAGGTGCTGATGGCTGCCACAACGGTGCACCGGCAGCAATAGCGCGCTGACCTCCAAgtcctccaagctcaagagcTGTGTATTCCTGTGAGCAAAAAGTCAGgcaaagggggcaggagacctgcttGGATGATCAAGGGGATCCTGGAGTGactgaaatggaagaaggaagcaTACATAATGTGGAAAAGGGGACAAACCACTTGGGAAGAATATAGGGACATTGTCATTGTCCGAGGATGCAGGGAAGCGACAGGGCAGTCCAAGGCCCATTTGGAGTTAAATCTTGCAAGGGGTGTCAAGGACAACAAAAAGGGCTGTTTCAAACACATCAGGTGCAGaaggaagacaaaggaaaatgtgggcccaCTGCTTAATGAGGTGGATGCCCTGGAGACAAAGGACAAAAGGAAGGCAGAATTACTGAATGCCTCCTTTGCTTCAGCCTTCACTGCTAAGACCAGCCCTCCGGAATCTCTAACCTTAGAGACAAGGGAGGAACTCTGGAGAAACAAGGACTTTCCCTTGGTTGAAGAGGATCAGCTCAGGGATCTCTTAGGCAAACCTGACACCCACAAGTCCATGGACCCCGATGGCATACGTccatgagtgctgagggagctggcggatGTTACTGCTGgcccactctccatcatctttgaaaggtcatggagaacaggagaggtgcctgaagactggaagaaagctcATGTCATGCCgctcttcaaaaagggcaagaaggaggcCCCAGGCAACTACAGCccggtcagcctcacctccatccctggaaaggcgatggaacagctcatcctggaggtcatctccagcatgtggaggagaagaaggtgatcaggagtagtcagcagGGGTTCACCAAGGGAAACCGTGCTCCACCAACTtgatagccttctatgatggagtgactaGCTGAGTGGGTGAGGGAGAGCAGTGGGTGTTGTgtaccttgacttcagcaaggctttcagcactgtctcccataacatcctcacaggccagctcaggaagtgtgggaTGGATGAGTGGTCAGTGAGGTGGATTGTGagctggctggatggcagagtTCAGAGGGTTGTACTTAGTGGAGcagagtctagttggaggcctgttTGTCAGCACTGCCATGTTCacctacctgaagcccccctccatctctTCCCCATGCCTGGACCTGGCGGTTTCAGCTCTGTACTCAGTgttgcctccagcagtgaaacCCTCTTCTACAGCACGAGGAACAAGGAGCTAAAGGAGGCACTGAGGATGTTATTCTAATATACAGCATTTCCCCATCAGTGAGGTACCTGCACATCTTCCTCACATATTCCCGGGCAAGGCAGAAACACCTTTGCtcatgtatttcaaaattgaCTTTCATTCTTTGCAATATTCTTccaattaaagtattttttcttaatctcaCTTGTTCtaccttttgttgttgttgttgttgttgttttgttttgttttttaacccaaAGAGCTCATGTACAAGTGCTGATAAGCTCtttgtatttaacaaaataaaggaaCCAGCAGGTAGtcgttttttttctgtgactctTGTTTCTCATGATTTCTCTTCAGGTACAGCAGAGGTTGTGGGATTTAAGAGCCCAGCTGCAatgtggaggaaaagcagagatgtgGCTGAGGGACTCGAAGATTTTTCTGTGGTAGTCTGTACCAAAAAGTTCTCCTAGGCCTCTGAATTCAGTAAAAGAGATCAAGCATGAGAAGAGCATGTATTGAGAGGAAGGCCATGAAAAGCCACCAGGACAAGGGCCAGTTTCTGCCCCTGCAGGGGACTGACCCTGGGCAAGGCCCAGCTTGGGAAGCAGCCACAACGGACATTCTTGGTGGGCAgtgagctgggcaggaggcagccgtgtgccctggcagcacaggagggaAGGCTGAGGGGCACCTCACCGCAGCCTGCCAGGAGCTGTATGGACGTCAGGAAGAGCCCAGGGCCAGGCTCTACCCCGTGGTGCACAGGgagccctcctcctgccacgcCGCGTGcggtggctgcagcagaggggacccccaggcagcccctgcaTGGGGCTCTGCTACCCGCCTCGCCCCGGCCCTCTCCAGCgccctccttgctgctctctgatGCACGCCAGCACCTCCCCGTGCGTGCCGGCCAGCACGTCTGCTGAGGGCCAGtgcggctgctgcaggggcagggagctcagcatggcccttgcagccccctgccctgggacTGCCCCTCCCCTTGCCCTCGGCCCTGGCCTtgtctctgctggcaggagggctCTTGGCATGCGCTTCCTGGCCTCCCCTCGCCTGcgcacagctgctgcccactCAGGCTGCTGGCACAAA
This Cygnus olor isolate bCygOlo1 unplaced genomic scaffold, bCygOlo1.pri.v2 scaffold_78_ctg1, whole genome shotgun sequence DNA region includes the following protein-coding sequences:
- the LOC121063414 gene encoding olfactory receptor 14C36-like — its product is MPNSSSVGEFLLLAFADTRELQLVHFALFLGIYLAALLGNGLILTAVACHHRLHTPMYFFLLNLALLDLGCISTTLPKAMANALWDTRAISYQGCAAQVFLFVFLMSAEFYVLTIMSYDRYVAICKPLHYGSLMGSRACAQMAAAAWGSGFLNAVLHTATTFSLPLCQGNAVDQFFCEIPHILKLSCSDAYLREVGFIAFSFCLGAGCFLFIVLSYVQIFRAVLKIPSSQGLHKAFSMCLPHLAVVSLFVSTIVFACLKPPSVSSLYVDFVVAVLYSVVPPALNPLIYSMRNQELKHALKKLVKYIWYSHPFGKVEAGDEWCPSGSILRPVLFNIFINDRDSGVECTLSKCADDTKLRGVVDATEEGMPSKGSWTSLKFGPL